The following proteins are encoded in a genomic region of Enoplosus armatus isolate fEnoArm2 chromosome 11, fEnoArm2.hap1, whole genome shotgun sequence:
- the c11h2orf76 gene encoding UPF0538 protein C2orf76 homolog isoform X1 yields MAGEAVVTVRLVRSFEHRNFRPVVFHGVSVDQTVLDFMQRVRDDIATRPGLPSPFRNYAYDTMKIIHQAHGAKTNELVMSLDDDEKLILQDGQTLRGAGVANETEVAFFKKEDYGLYKANPKAAW; encoded by the exons atggCCGGCGAAGCCGTGGTCACCGTTCGTCTGGTGAGGTCCTTCGAGCACAGAAATTTCCGACCGGTGGTGTTTCACGGGGTCAGTGTTGACCAAACGGTGCTTGACTTCATGCAGCGTGTCAGAGACG ATATTGCAACAAGACCAGGGCTTCCTTCTCCTTTCAGGAATTATGCTTATG ACACGATGAAGATCATCCACCAAGCACATGGAGCAAAG actAATGAGTTGGTGATGAGtttagatgatgatgaaaagctCATTCTGCAAGATGGCCAAACCCTTCGAGGTGCCGGTGTTG CAAATGAAACAGAAGTGGCCTTCTTCAAGAAAGAAGACTACGGTCTCTACAAAGCAAACCCCAAAGCTGCTTGGTGA
- the steap3 gene encoding metalloreductase STEAP3 has product MQSDMKTPLLASSASDASEPLPRCPGGPVIGIIGSGDFSRSLASRLVACGFRVVVGSRDLNRVAGGLFPGGVEMRSQREAVDSAERVVFAAVYPEHYHTLVGLRERLAGKVLVDVSNAAGLNSGGRSNAERLAELFPMTRVVKGFNVISAWALQVGAHDGSRQVPICSDCSDSKAVVLQLARSLGFSPVDLGGLCASRDIEEAPLILFPSWGGPILATFLLFLFFYGYNFLRHILLPYLDQGENNFYQLPLVTVNETLPTVALVTLALVYLPGLVAASFQLGRGTKYKRFPHWLDCWLCRRKQLGLLSFLCAALHAVYSMCLTLRKAAGYTLLNAAYRQVKADVENSWVEQLVWRSDLYLSCGILGFGVLALLAITSLPSVGNDLNWREFTFVQSGLGYAALTLSIMHTLFFGWDFAFFPVAYPYYLPPVYLLALILPCIVLVGRMVLALPCLALRLARIRRGWESACRPPNVEEPGSAEADPPVI; this is encoded by the exons ATGCAGAGTGACATGAAGACGCCCTTGCTCGCCAGTTCTGCCTCCGATGCCTCAGAGCCCCTGCCTCGGTGCCCGGGAGGCCCCGTGATTGGCATCATCGGCTCTGGAGACTTCTCCCGCTCCCTCGCGAGCCGGCTGGTGGCCTGTGGTTTCAGGGTGGTGGTGGGCAGCCGCGACCTCAACCGCGTTGCCGGGGGTCTGTTTCCCGGCGGGGTGGAGATGCGATCGCAGAGAGAGGCGGTGGACAGCGCAGAGAGGGTAGTGTTCGCTGCGGTCTACCCAGAGCACTATCACACCCTGGTGGGGCTGCGGGAGCGGCTGGCCGGGAAAGTGCTGGTGGATGTCAGCAATGCCGCCGGGCTGAACAGTGGGGGGCGGTCGAATGCGGAGAGGCTGGCCGAGCTTTTCCCAATGACCCGGGTGGTGAAGGGGTTCAACGTCATCTCTGCGTGGGCGCTGCAGGTCGGAGCCCATGATGGAAGCAGACAG GTCCCAATCTGCAGCGACTGCTCCGACTCCAAAGCTGTGGTGCTCCAGCTGGCTCGTTCCCTGGGCTTCAGCCCTGTGGACCTGGGGGGTCTGTGTGCATCCAGAGACATTGAGGAAGCCCCGCTCATCCTCTTTCCGTCCTGGGGAGGTCCAATTTTGgccaccttcctcctcttcctcttcttctatgGATACAACTTCCTGAGGCACATACTGCTGCCCTACCTCGATCAAGGAGAGAACAATTTCTACCAGCTCCCACTGGTGACGGTGAATGAGACGCTGCCAACGGTCGCCCTGGTTACGCTGGCTCTAGTCTATTTACCAG gtCTGGTGGCGGCCTCCTTTCAGCTGGGCAGGGGAACCAAGTACAAGAGATTTCCTCACTGGCTGGACTGCTGGCTGTGCAGGCGGAAGCAACTCGGCCTGCTGAGCTTCCTCTGCGCCGCACTCCAtgctgtgtacagtatgtgtctgaCACTGCGGAAGGCTGCGGGGTACACATTACTGAATGCGGCCTACCGCCAG GTGAAAGCTGACGTGGAAAACTCATGGGTGGAGCAGCTGGTGTGGAGGTCCGACCTTTACCTGTCCTGTGGAATTCTGGGATTCGGGGTTCTCGCTCTGCTGGCTATTACCTCCCTGCCGTCCGTGGGAAATGACCTCAACTGGAGGGAGTTTACATTTGTTCAG TCAGGACTTGGTTACGCTGCCTTGACCCTCTCCATCATGCACACTCTCTTCTTCGGCTGGGACTTTGCCTTCTTCCCCGTGGCCTACCCTTACTACCTACCGCCGGTGTACCTGCTGGCCCTCATCCTGCCCTGCATAGTCCTGGTCGGACGGATGGTCTTGGCTCTGCCGTGCCTGGCATTAAGACTGGCAAGGATCCGCAGGGGCTGGGAGAGCGCATGCCGGCCACCAAATGTCGAGGAGCCGGGGTCAGCTGAAGCGGACCCTCCAGTGATCTAA
- the dbi gene encoding acyl-CoA-binding protein, protein MADLQAKFDAAAADVKQLKAKPTDEEMLQVYSLFKQASVGDVNTGRPGMFDFTGKAKWDAWEKQKGKSKEDAMNEYINLVEELKQKYGF, encoded by the exons ATGGCTGATCTCCAG GCAAAATTTGATGCAGCGGCAGCTGATGTGAAGCAGCTGAAGGCGAAGCCTACAGATGAAGAGATGCTGCAGGTCTACTCCCTGTTCAAGCAGGCCTCCGTGGGTGACGTCAacacag GTCGTCCAGGGATGTTTGATTTCACTGGGAAAGCCAAATGGGATGCTTGGGAAAAGCAGAAAG GCAAGAGCAAAGAGGATGCCATGAACGAGTACATCAAcctggtggaggagctgaagcaGAAGTACGGATTCTAA
- the c11h2orf76 gene encoding UPF0538 protein C2orf76 homolog isoform X2, translating to MAGEAVVTVRLVRSFEHRNFRPVVFHGVSVDQTVLDFMQRVRDDTMKIIHQAHGAKTNELVMSLDDDEKLILQDGQTLRGAGVANETEVAFFKKEDYGLYKANPKAAW from the exons atggCCGGCGAAGCCGTGGTCACCGTTCGTCTGGTGAGGTCCTTCGAGCACAGAAATTTCCGACCGGTGGTGTTTCACGGGGTCAGTGTTGACCAAACGGTGCTTGACTTCATGCAGCGTGTCAGAGACG ACACGATGAAGATCATCCACCAAGCACATGGAGCAAAG actAATGAGTTGGTGATGAGtttagatgatgatgaaaagctCATTCTGCAAGATGGCCAAACCCTTCGAGGTGCCGGTGTTG CAAATGAAACAGAAGTGGCCTTCTTCAAGAAAGAAGACTACGGTCTCTACAAAGCAAACCCCAAAGCTGCTTGGTGA